AGTTGTTGCCAATAGCGTGTGTGAACTCGGAAATACTCTTTGCCGTGATTTCAAAATCACCACCTTTGATGACCTTTCTTGGGTCAAATTTCAAGTCAAATGGCTCCTCTAACCATAATTTCCAGTAAAACTCCTTGATACGTTCATTACGACCCTCCATAATTTCAGCAATTGGAGCAAACCCATCCTCGAAGTTATAAGTGTATAGCAATGGTAGGGCAACTGGTTTCCCATCACTAGTTCTGTTTTCAATCAATTCCAATTGAATTGTCTTGTCGTTAATCAACTTCAAGACAGCAGTGGGCTTGATTTCACCTTGAACTGGTTCAGACAATGTAATGACACTCTTCGAAGGGTTATCCAAGTTTGTAATCTCAACGACAAGGTCATCAGCTGGTTTGAAAACTTTCTGTGCTGGGTTATCAACGTACAAGGAATCTTGAACGACCCTTGAAGTACTGAAGAAGGCACTTCTCCAGTTTCTGGTTGGACCAGCCAACAGCTTGAACCAGTTCTTTGGATCAGTAGTAGCATTAGCACGGTAAGTGACTTTACTGAGCGATGGCTTCTCAGCGCTTTCACAATCGACAGTCACCGGTTCCTCGCCTCCGAAATATTCAACGACTGGAATCTTCGTAACATCGTCACCATATTGttctttcaacaatttTTTGATGTGACCTTCATGAATGCCATCAAAGATGCTTTTGATTGGTTCATTGACATTCTTGGTGTATTGAGCAGCCACTGGACCGTGCAGGATACAAGTTCTTTGAACATCTTGGTCAACCACAGCTTCCAAGAATTCAGATTGCCACAAAGaatccttcttgaagaagaaatcgaaTCTGTGGTCAAGCACTGGAACAAACGGAACAGGCTTTTGAGTTGGCCTTTGACACATATTCAAGAAATAATCAACATCCTGTGCATTCAAGTATTGATCCTTAGCAGCTGGATAAGCATTGAAGATGGTCTCCAAAACCTTATCTGGCTCTTCCAATGCAGAGTAAGATTGAATTAAAGATGGAGTTTTAACCTTGGTGAAACGTTCTTCAACACGACGTAAGAAATCACCagtgaaatttctcaaAGTGACGTCGATCCATTTGTTTAAGGATCTGATGTACATCAATTCTACCATTCTCTTACCAACTTCTTCATAAGTCATGTTAGCTAATTCACGAACTTCACCATTAACGGTTGGGAACCATGGCTTCTGAGAGTCGGCGTTcaatttttcgatgatATAGTCCTTCTTTGCATCCAAAGCTGCCTGTAGTTTATTCTTTGGTAAGTTGAAAATGGTATCATCCAATTCCTTCCAGAAAAGAACACCACGAGTAGCGATCTTATGAATTGGTTCACCCATCTCAGAACGAACAGTGATGATTCCACCAGTTGGTTTCTTATAAGTTTGTTGCCATTGGTCATCTGGAACACCGGGACAAGAAGCAATCAGTTCCTTAGCAGCCAAAGAAGTCTTTGCCTCCTTAGCGATCATCACTCTGGAACCAAATAATAAACCATCAAATGGCATTGGTGGGTAATCGAATTTAGTAGACCATTCACCAGTCAAGTATGGATAAGTGTCTTCAGAAGAACCAAAACCAGAACCGGCAACAAGAATGATGTTTGGATGTCTTCTAATCTTAGAATACATTTGCAACATTGGAGCAtggaaatcttcaaaagaatgGTGACCACCACCTCTACCACCAGTCCATTGCAATACGATAGGGAATTTTGGATGAGCTTTAGCAATTGTGATAACTTGAGAGATTGCATCAATAGAACCTGGTTTTAAATCCAAATGAGtcaatttcaaagtttcaatGTATTCTGTGGCAACTTCCAAAGAGGGCACACCTGCACCGATTGTCAACGATTGAATTGGGTAACCCTTTTCTCTCAATTCCTTAATCAATGGGATACCCCACTGTAGCATTCTTGGATTAACATAAATCAAATTGATACCCAAACTGTAACCTTTCTTGATTTGAGAAACAACAGAATCGATTGCTTGGGTCATACCTTCAGGTGCGAAATAACCACCACCTGCCAATTCAATATGATAACCAGCATTGATGGTAGCGGCTACAAAATCAGGTGAAACGGTAGAAGGAGTCATACCTGGGACTAACAATGGAGCTCTACCCAATAGTTTGGAAAATTTGGTGTTAACAAAGATCTTACCGGATTTAGTCTTAACCAATTTAGGTTGGAATTCTTTTAACCAATTttggttcttcttcaaaccATTTGCTGTGACATCGAAAATTTCTTGTTTGAAACCGTATTCATCCTCTGGGTTGTTATCTAGAGTACCTGCCACGATAACACGAACACCAGTACCATCTTTGTTACGATGAGTCAAGACTCCAAGACCAGATGCACCACCTGGACCAAAATCTAGTAAATGGGTAGCTGGGAAACTAGTGGCGATTTCCCAGTTGACTGGTAAACTAACGATGCAGTCGGTAATCCTTTCAGCAATGGAAGTTCCTTGGTGATCTCTGATGTCCTTACCATTAAAAGTATCATAAACTGggatcttcaaattcttcttctcgaagttgACATTATACTTAACCAAGTCTTCAGTGATGAATTTCTTGGAAGAGGCTAGAAGGTGAGAATGGAAAGGGGAAGCAATTGGTAAGAATCTattggaaaatttcaattttctttctgTGAATGGAATCCTAGATTGATCCAATCCTGATGGAGCCTTTGCCTTTCTTAAAGTTAAATTTAAACCGTAAAGTGATTGCGGTGGGCCAGTAACGACAAGGTTTCTAGCACCATTGACCAAAGAGATCACAATATGTTTCTCCTCTGGAAGATGTGAATTTGTCTTGTCAACAAAATTTTGAACTTGTTCCTGAGTCAAATTTGTGATTGCCAACATTGGAGATGGTACGCCTTCACTGTTCTCTAAGGAATCTTCCAAGATAGATGGTGGTAAAGAAGTATTTGGGTAAGCCAAATAGCAATGAACTCCAATGAAGAATAGTAAAGAAatagctttcttcatcgattCGAAAAAGGAATCCCAGGAATCTGCCTCAGCGATAGCCACTGCGGTGGCCAAACCTTGAGAGTGGCCTGTAGCACCGTTCAAATGAGATCTCAACTCACCAGGAGTGAAACCCAACAATCTGGCGGTGACCGCATAATGAGCTAATTGAATGACACCGATCAATGGACATGAAATTGGGATCGATAACAAATAATCTGTGTCGGGTGTCTTTTCTGGATGTTCCAACCAGCTCAAAATATCAAAGCCTTGAGTAAAGACTTTCTCAGTGTCATGAGTAGATCTAACCAATTCTCTCAAAGTGGTTGCTGCAAATTTGATCACATCAAGAACCACCACGTTGTAAGTCTCGTACAATTCGCGTAATTCCTCAAAATAATCGTCCGTATTTCCTTGACCACCAAAGATGGCAGCAATTTGCGAATCACCCTGAGCAGCAGATTTGAAAAGCGCTGATTGACTCTTTTCAAACGGTCTCTTAGCGACATATCTAGCCTTGACATAATTTCTAATCAGTTCTTTAGTCTTCTCCAAGGTAGTATTAGAGTCTTCATCATCTAGCAGATTGGCAGCGACCGCATGAACCGCATTACCTTGCAAGTAACCGTTGTCGAACTCATTCAACGAATTGTCCAGTACGTCGACAAATTTCGTTTCGCCCTCGGACACAAAATCCGCTACAAACCCTAAGAATTTGCCCAGCAACTCGATTGGAGACGAGGGCTCCTGGTCAAGCGCAAAGTTCTCAGTAGGTTCTGGTAAACTCTTGTTGAACTGATCTAGCAGTTCAGAAGCGGCAAAGAAACAACTCGTTGGCACCGGCAAGACGTGTTCTAGCGAACCGTGTGATAAAATTAGCGGCCTCGTAGACGAAGAACTGGCTGCGTTCGAAATCATCGCTCTATATGTGTGTATAACTGTGCCTATATTTTCGGGGGAGGGGAATATTTTCAAATCAAACGATAGTGGATCTTCTCTCTGTCTGGATCTTCTGTCTTCGTTCTAAGCGGGAAATGGGAAATGAAGACTGAATTGCGTGAGATGTTTGCAGTAGTGGTTGCAAAAACAAGTCGATTGAGAAGagggaaaaaaaatgtcCTTAGTGGGAAACTTGAAAGCTAGCTGGTATCGTTGTTGTGCTTTTTAAATACCAAACCAACAGTCAGTAAGTGAGTAAAGCGGagggaaaaaaaatatcagcCAGGTCGGAAAGGGTGTCTTCTTGTTTCGTACCAGGAAGAGTTGaaatatatatatattaAATAAATGTAACCTGTATGCAGTGTGTGGATTATTAATTCCAACCTGCCGAGTATGCCGGTACAATTGTGGTCCAAGCGTTGAGTATGTTTCTCTCCCGACCATCATTGGTTGTGGTGATGAGTAGTGGACAGGAAGGAAGCAACCGTTCGGCGGCGACGATAAGGTGGCAAAACTGCTCCTTCCAACTTGCCGCCATCAAGCTTCGTTACACAAAAACGAAGGGAAAGCCCAACAAACGTGAAcgaaaaaaaaaaccaAAACAAAACCACGCGCCGCCCGTCAGCCGCCCTCGTTTGAGGTTCCCGCGGCCCGTAAAAAGGCCCTGGTGTCGCGGTGTCACTTTCTACGCAGGACGGTTTGTTGGATTTAGGCGGTGGCTTTGGTTGTTGAGTCTGGCATCGACGGGCGCTGCCCAGTTGGTTCGCATGGTAGAGTTGAGCTAGCTGGTGGTCTTGGCGTTGTGGTTTCGTTGGGTCTTAGCCGATAGTTCCCTGCTCTGCGAATATTGTCTCCGGTAGTAATTCTTGTTCGTCTTGTTCTAGGTCTGGCGGTGGGTCTTGTGTGTTGTATATCTCCAGACAGGTGGCTATTGCTTCGTGGCAGTTGTTGACCATCTGGTCTCCCCTGTTCACTCCgaagtcttgaaagttGAATAGGGTGTCGATCTCCGGGTTGTAGTGTCTATCGTAGAGGGAGTAGCGGGGCCGCAGCAGAAGCTCGAGGCTGTCGGAACCGGGGTCGTTTGGCGTCGGCGGGAACTGGTCGTTGAGCAGCGGGTCTCGGTCCAGGGTTACCAGCATCGAGAGCTGGCGGCCTTCCCTGTCGGCTGGAGAATGGACCGAGCCGTGGTAAATGACGCTGCTGTAGGGTGCTTCTATGCCGCAGCCGAGATGGTCGAACCACAGGAGGATTGCGTTactgaggatgaagaggtCTACGCCGGCCAGTACGTTGTGCGGGTGTTGCAGGAGGAGCAGGTCGAAGTCTCTGCCGCCGCCGAACAGGATGGGCATGTCGAGGCAGGGGACGCTGACCATCGAGACGCCGTTGACCATCGGCTGCGTTTTCTTGTAGCGGTTGTAGGCCACCACGTTTTCGACTGTGGGCTTTACGTAAGCCAGTCGGCATTCAGGCTTGTCCTCGTCCATTGGCGGGCTGCTGTGGGCTTGGCTTGGCGTCTGTAGAGCTGGATGAGCTGCGTGCGTAgggtgaaaaatttcattaaGCGCCTTCGATTGCGATGCTGGTCACGTGCCTCTGATCTGTATATATAGCTAGCATATGCTGGTCTACAACTTACTGGTTGGAAGAGTCGATGTAGATGGTGTCGACGCTCTGTTCGAAGCCATTGAAGGGTGTGGCGGCGGAGGAGGTGTATGCGCCGAGGTTGGGGAAGTATAGCCAGTCTCCCGCGATGAGGTCGTGTTTCATGTAGTATTCTTTTGTAATGCAATCGAGCCCGTCGCAGGTGGGGCCCCAGATCGATACCTTGTGCTTGGAGCCGGAGTTTTGCTTGGAGGCCGAGTCTAGGTCGTGGTAGTGGAACTCGTTATTGTGGAAAAGAGTGCGGGGTGTGGGTTCTTGGTGGTCGAAGAGGATGCAGTTCATGTTGCCGTAGACTCCGTCATTGATGTATATCATGGATTCTCGCTCATTGAGCGTCCTCTTGGCTATTACGTTGGCGGCGAGTGTGAATGCTGTGGCGGCGAAATAGCGGCCGGGCTCTGCGATGATGCTCAGATCTTGGAAGGTCTCGCGAGGAAAGAACTGCTTGATGGCCTCTCTGAGCACAAAGCTACTCTCGCTGAACGATTCCAGCTGGAATCCGCCGCCGACGTCAAGGATCTGCAAGGCGGGGAGTCCATACAAGTCGCGAGCCCGGTCGAAGACTTCACGCGCGTCCTTGATGGCCTGGTGTAGGGCGGTAAAGTCCGATGCACCGGAACCGACGTGGAACGAAACTCCTACTAGGTTCAATCCCAGTTTCTTGACCGCAGCAAGCAGCTGGCCAACGTTTTCCATTTCACATCCGTACTTCGTGGATAAGCGGCATTGCGCGGTCGAGTCGTCTGTGGAGATCCGCAAAAGAAGTTGTGATTCGGGGTGatatttcttgatcttatGCAACTCCTCGACATTGTCGAAGGTAGATTTCAATacgttcttcttggcggCGTATCTGATGAAACTGGAGGCCTTGCATGGGTTAGCATAGATGATCCTCTCTGGTGAGACACCCATGCCTAGgattttttcaatctcCGCCTTGGACGCACAGTCAAAGTTGGCTCCTAGGGATGCCATCTTCTGTAAAAGTTGAACATCTGGGTTGCATTTCACGGCGTAGAAAGGTTGAATTCCCGGTAGTTCTCTTTCCCAGTTCCGGTACAATCTCTCGATCTCGCCAATATCACAAacgaagaaagaattctCGTCACCAGGTTCGCAAGTTTCCTCGTTGATTGCCTCAatccgcttcttcaaagcattgaAGATGTGATTGTGTGCCTGCAGATGTGGAGTTTCGGAGTGACATTCGACAGCATTTTTGGTCAGAAATTCGGGAGAATGGCACGATTCTACCAGTTTCACGTTGTCAAGCAGACGTCTTTGCAGCTCCACTCCTGCCATCCTGACCTCTGATGAATTGGTCGGTTCTTCGCGGCAATCTCGAGAATTTAAGATCAGAATCAcaaattttttcaaagctatgTGAATTTAATAGTCAAAGATGTTAAATATGGCAAAATTTCAGTAATggcaaaaaaaaaaaaaggcagacgaaaaaaaaagataATAATGTTTACTAGGAAAATGTAGGTGCTTCGGAGGCACTATATTATCAGTGGCCAAATCCACATATTGTTACAATTATTTAGCTAAACCCTTGGTTAAAGAAGCCTTCTATGCGTGGCTGTGTGAGTCGGCGTCAGAAGTCTCAGCGATAGAATTGCAAAATAAACATTTGTAGCCTATTGTGATGGTTCCGTCTGGGTTATATTCCTGGAGCAGACCGTTCGATTTCATTATGCTCAATTCGCTCTTGGTAGGAATCTTGCGACATGCATCATTAAGACACCTGGTGTGAGTCTTCTTGTAACGCAAACCGCAAGAATTGCACAGTTGGTCCTGTTTTCTGCCGGACCATGAGGGTCTCCAACAGGGCGAATCATTCGAGTGACACGACACACACTTTCTCAATGCGGAGCTTGAGCCACTCGAACGTCTTCTCTTGGGGGTGGTCTTTGTGCTCCCAGCGTGGCCCTGCCTCAGCGTGGCGACAGGACTTTGGGGAGAATCGTATGCGAACCTGTGATACCCGGAAGAGGCAGCGGTATTGGGCGGCGTGGCTGGACGCACTGGAGAGAGCGACCTTGACCTTGGCCTGCGGTCAGCAGCTTTCGATACTAGTGTAGGCGTAGTGCTACTGCTGGCGATGGGCTCCGAGGGTCTGGAGGGGCTGCTCGAGCGTTTTGTCTGCGCGTCCAAAAGCATCACTAGATTTCTGGCAGCACTGCTTAtctccagctttctcaaTCCTGGAGAGTCACCCAATGACGGGGGACTGGCGCTGGCGCTAGAACTCGCGGACGCGGACGCCTTTTTGGATATTTTGTATTTCGTAGCGTTTGTCTGTGAATCGTTAGCCAGAATGTCCCTGTTATTGAGCATTTTCTTGAGTTGcaaagctttgaagctgttcGTCTTCTTGTGACGGTTTTTTGAGCTGCTGAGGTTCCTGTTGTTCTGCCTTACGGTTTGGATGAGCTTGCTGCTCACAAACGGAGTAAATTCTGGCGGTTGATCACTTGCCATTTCGTCAAGCGGACTCATTGGTGGTGTCATCGGCGTCGACCTATCCTTTGCGTGGTCCGATAGCCCGTGAAAGGCATCCTTGGGTTTTAACACCGAGGGTATTCCTCCAGCGGTGGCGGAGCCCTTTAACAGTGCAGTTAGTTGGGTCCTATCGTGCGAAATCTCGTGTACGATTTTTGTATAGTCCTGGTAGTTCTTTTCCTTGCACCAATGCACCAAGGTGCGTTTCCAAATCGGAGTGTGTTCGGAGGTATCTGGATAATAACATGCGTATTCTTGGATACGAGGGTCCGGGAGTAACTGTAAGTGTCTGAGCGATGGTAAGTTTTCCTGTTGATTAACCGGGCAGCAGTCCGGAAGCTGAGTGCTTGTCGCAGCCAGCTTGGCGCGGCCGAACACGGGAGACGTTTGTGGAGTCACCACAGATGATAAATAGTCATAGTCGTGGTGGTTTGGCGATGCTGGTGCCGTCTTGTATTTTCTCTGAACGTCGACTTCTTGAGCGATCGGCGGCAACACGGGCGACACCTTGGCCGAGTAGCACAGGTAGTTCCTGTTCAGCCCGCTCGTAGAGGGTACCGaaggcagcagcagcaggtCATCAAAAGCGAATTTTTTGCGAGGATCCGATCCAGCAGATCCAATTAGCGGCGTATTAGAGAGCGAATAGTTGTTAATGGCAGTCGACATCGAAATTAAAGAGAGTAAaacaaaaatgaagaaTAGAAAACGAATGGAAAGGTTAAGATTGTCGGACTTGAGGCTATCATGGCCGCCAGATCACTAGCACAGATCAAACTGCTATCCTTTTTATATACCGGACACTCATTTCTGGACTGCTGGTTCCACAAGAGGCCAAGATACAACTCCTAAAGCAGACATCGATGCAGATCAGAGACCAGTTTAGTTCTATTCTTGGTTACATAAACAAAAATTGGGTCCCTAGCATCACTTCCCGATCCTGCCGACTAATACGTTCCTAACCAGCCTTTAACGCAGCCATCTGAAATTTCAGGCTGCATCGCTTCGCGTGCGCCACAGACAGAGAAGGAACAACAAGACATGTTCAGAGAAGAGAATCTGAATGGCTTGCGATGACTCGCACTACATGACAACTATCGATATAATCTGCGCAAGACAGGATCCAAGGCAATGTCCCCAGAGCCCTTGTCTGTTTGTAGTAACCCTATCTTGCCTCAGATGTTACCCGCCTTAGCCGAACTTGTCACCTCgaaaagaagctgatcACCGCTTTAAGAACTACCTACCAGACGCCCAACTAGACACGCAACAACTGGACTGCAATGAGCCGCTATGGTGGCGGGAATATAAGCAACGCCAGCGGGGGCAACAGATCTCAGATCGCCGAACTATTCGTCAAGAAAATTCTCGCCCATCTCGACGACACAGACCCGCAGAAACTGAACCAGTTCCTAAATCTTTTCAACTCAAACAACTGCAAAGTCGTATTCAATGCAACGCCTTTTGCACAATTGCCGCTATTCCTCCAGATGTGGCAAAACCAGATAGTGCAGACACAACACGCCCTCACAGCGGTTGACTACCACGTGATTCCAGGTTCCCAAACAGTGATCTTCAACGTTAACTGTAAAGTACGTTTCGATGAGAGTGGCAAGGACAAGATGGGACAGGATGCAACTGTATCACCCGGAGAACAGAAACTGCAACACCAAAAACACAGGCCTGCAAACAGACCGCTCTGGGGAACCTACTTCGGAGTGTCGCTGCAGCTAGTCGTCGAAGAGAGACTATTCAGCAACGATATGAACGGAGTTATCCTAGCGTTCAACTACAACATGATCTACAAACCAGACGACTCGCTGATAACCGTCAATTGATACGAAGCCTGATATCTCGGATCGATGGGAAAATCCAACAACTTTCTCTAAACGAGCTTTGTCGCAAAAACAAAGCCGTTCGTGCCGCTCGTTCCGCGAGATCCGCGAGATCCGTCCTGTTTCTCTGTGCGCCGTGCGTAGATCACTCTGCAAAGGGCTCTTTTGACACTTTTTCAGAGCCTGCTTTGCTTCGTCAGGCTATTGGGAGGAGAAGATGCAATTGTTGCATCATTTGTTTCTCGTTGAGAGGATCGCTTTTGTTTATGTGATGAGTAATGAAGAGGATCCTCATTTCGGTGTTTAGTTCGGGGCTTACTTCGTTCAAGAGATTTCTCCAACCAAATGTCGGATTTAGAAGGCATCTCAGTAGTATTTGTTGAGCGTTCTCCTCAAATTAGCGAAATTTTTCTCTGTATTGTTTGGGAATGAGATTATAAAAACTGAACAGTTGACTATTGTCATTATTCTGATCTTCCTCTCGGCATCTGGGCAAGTGTAGCAGTTGGCGTAATGTTGTTGGGTAAGCAATTTGGGTTGGCTATATGTGCCCTTTTTCTGTTTACTACGTTTATCTTGGTCATCGTGGCCATTTGCGGTTCGACTGCAAACTACAAGCCTTTGACTAATATCTATATTGGTTCTGCGGATATTTCTCATATCAATGTCACTAAGGTTATTCCGCAGTTTGGCCCCATTTTGACCATTGTCGGTACGGCTTTGAACTCCGGCAACAGCTCTTTGGAGACGTTTTTCCCCGTTTTGCATAGATTGGTCGGTACGCCGGGGTTTGCTCCTCTTTTGACAATGCTTTCCAACGCGGAGGATACGGAGACCTCGGTTTCGTCGTTGGTTGAGCTAGCTCCGTTGGCTTTGTCGTCTAATGGGTCCGCTGCTGCCGCACAGCAGCTGTCTCAGGTGGATCAGCTGTTGAGATACTCGACCAACGCTACCGAAACGTTGCAGGGTTTGGAGTCCCTGGTTGAGGCATCGATGGAGGATCCTACCAGTAATTCATCCGCGGTGGTCTTGGAGCTGTTGAAAGATTCGAACGATTCGTTGAGCTCGACTGATGCCCTGCTGACTTTGAACAATATGAGTGCGACCGAGAAGGCTCAGTTGGCTCCTGTCTTCGCTCTTTTCCAGGTCTCAGATAACAAGACGGTCACTTTCGATTCTTTGGCCACTCTGGTGAGCAGTCCAGTCTCTGGTGATTTAGCGCAAACGTTGTTTTTGGCGCTGAACCAATCGAGTAACTTGACGCAAACATTGCAGCAGTTGGGATCGATCGCCCCCGAGAATTCTAGACCAGCCTTGAATGCTGTAGGTGCATTGATCgcttcctcgtcttctCCAAACACTActttgagctctttgagaACTCTCATAGAGAGCAACGTTACTTCGTCGCCCTCGGCACAAGAGGCGTTTACATCTTTGGCTACTTTGGTTAGAAACGGTGAGAATGACACTTTGGTAGTGGAGTCTGTTCAGTCGCTAGCAACAACCAATTCCACAAGCTCCACGGAACAGCTGGTTTCCTTGAAACAGTTGCTTGAAGCTTCTAACAACGGCACTGGTACCTTGCAAGTCATGGGAAACTTGCAGCAGGGATTGGCTGCTGATAACAGCACGGCTCAATATATATCTCCTTTGGTGTCCCTGCTAGAGTCATCGAGCGACCCTCACGCGACTTTTACGTCTTTGATTGCTTTTACCGCATGGGCGCAGGCAAATCCGGCCACGTTCGCACCCGTTGCTGGCATCTTACTCAGTGCTCAAGAGAACCCAGTTCCAACTGAAGAACAACTGAATGCTTTGACTCCAGAGATTTTGCAGTACTTCCATGTTAACACAAAGTACCAGCTGTCGATTTTTACGCTATGCGAAAGGGATCTCTACAACAACATTCAATCATGTTCTGCGTCGCACGCTGTGCAGGACTTGGATTTCAGAAGTATTATCTGGAACGACTTAGTCGACTCCGACTTCGCACCCTACTTGGTCGCCCTGAATGTTACCGAAGATTCGCTACACCTCGAAGGTAAACTATTGAACAGACAACATGAATACGTGCCTGCGGTTGAGGCCACTTTGGCTTTCTGTTTGATCTCTATCATTCTTTCCTTTTTCCTATTGCTGGCGGTGCTATACCTGATCGTGAGACGCCGCGTGCTAGGCAACAAGCCATGGTTCGCTATAATCTTCACTTGCTTGTTATACACCTTGTTCACCTGCCTCGCTGCCATTATCGTCACGGCAATCATCGGAATCATCAAATCCGGTACTGCAGATGACAATTACGGTGTGGTTTTTACTGCTAGCCAGGCGTTTTTGGGATTGCTGTGGACGTCGTTTGCCCTATCGCTAATTTGCCCAGTCTTGCTAATCATGGCGTGGTTGAGCGACAAAAGAGAGCGCAAGAAGGCGGAACCTGTCATGGTTGAGAACGAACCTTCTGCGAATACGAGTGACAGCCTCTCATCGTCGGCCAATAACGCAAACAGCATTCCCGACCCTGAGAAGAACAACGCTACGCCGATCGTGACCAATTAAAGACTCcaaagaaatggaaaaaaaaagacaCCGGCTCTTACATAATCTAATCAGCCTCTAATTAATTAATCTGTATTAATGTTTCT
The sequence above is drawn from the Torulaspora globosa chromosome 5, complete sequence genome and encodes:
- the MTR2 gene encoding Mtr2p (ancestral locus Anc_4.284), whose protein sequence is MSRYGGGNISNASGGNRSQIAELFVKKILAHLDDTDPQKLNQFLNLFNSNNCKVVFNATPFAQLPLFLQMWQNQIVQTQHALTAVDYHVIPGSQTVIFNVNCKVRFDESGKDKMGQDATVSPGEQKLQHQKHRPANRPLWGTYFGVSLQLVVEERLFSNDMNGVILAFNYNMIYKPDDSLITVN
- the FAT3 gene encoding Fat3p (ancestral locus Anc_4.285), with translation MLLGKQFGLAICALFLFTTFILVIVAICGSTANYKPLTNIYIGSADISHINVTKVIPQFGPILTIVGTALNSGNSSLETFFPVLHRLVGTPGFAPLLTMLSNAEDTETSVSSLVELAPLALSSNGSAAAAQQLSQVDQLLRYSTNATETLQGLESLVEASMEDPTSNSSAVVLELLKDSNDSLSSTDALLTLNNMSATEKAQLAPVFALFQVSDNKTVTFDSLATLVSSPVSGDLAQTLFLALNQSSNLTQTLQQLGSIAPENSRPALNAVGALIASSSSPNTTLSSLRTLIESNVTSSPSAQEAFTSLATLVRNGENDTLVVESVQSLATTNSTSSTEQLVSLKQLLEASNNGTGTLQVMGNLQQGLAADNSTAQYISPLVSLLESSSDPHATFTSLIAFTAWAQANPATFAPVAGILLSAQENPVPTEEQLNALTPEILQYFHVNTKYQLSIFTLCERDLYNNIQSCSASHAVQDLDFRSIIWNDLVDSDFAPYLVALNVTEDSLHLEGKLLNRQHEYVPAVEATLAFCLISIILSFFLLLAVLYLIVRRRVLGNKPWFAIIFTCLLYTLFTCLAAIIVTAIIGIIKSGTADDNYGVVFTASQAFLGLLWTSFALSLICPVLLIMAWLSDKRERKKAEPVMVENEPSANTSDSLSSSANNANSIPDPEKNNATPIVTN
- the ASH1 gene encoding DNA-binding transcription repressor ASH1 (ancestral locus Anc_4.283), with amino-acid sequence MSTAINNYSLSNTPLIGSAGSDPRKKFAFDDLLLLPSVPSTSGLNRNYLCYSAKVSPVLPPIAQEVDVQRKYKTAPASPNHHDYDYLSSVVTPQTSPVFGRAKLAATSTQLPDCCPVNQQENLPSLRHLQLLPDPRIQEYACYYPDTSEHTPIWKRTLVHWCKEKNYQDYTKIVHEISHDRTQLTALLKGSATAGGIPSVLKPKDAFHGLSDHAKDRSTPMTPPMSPLDEMASDQPPEFTPFVSSKLIQTVRQNNRNLSSSKNRHKKTNSFKALQLKKMLNNRDILANDSQTNATKYKISKKASASASSSASASPPSLGDSPGLRKLEISSAARNLVMLLDAQTKRSSSPSRPSEPIASSSTTPTLVSKAADRRPRSRSLSPVRPATPPNTAASSGYHRFAYDSPQSPVATLRQGHAGSTKTTPKRRRSSGSSSALRKCVSCHSNDSPCWRPSWSGRKQDQLCNSCGLRYKKTHTRCLNDACRKIPTKSELSIMKSNGLLQEYNPDGTITIGYKCLFCNSIAETSDADSHSHA